In the genome of Erinaceus europaeus chromosome 8, mEriEur2.1, whole genome shotgun sequence, one region contains:
- the LOC132539835 gene encoding taste receptor type 2 member 3-like — translation MLDLTSCVFFVLFVAEFILGMLGNGFIGWVNGRIWLMGQRLSLSDFVITLLILSRIILLCILFADSILVVLLSTVPAHDLGKQLFEIIWTFTNDLSIWLVTCLSVLYCLKIASFSHPAFLWLKWRVSRVVVWMLLGALLLSCASTMSLAYEFKIYSVLSDIDGTRNMTDHSRWKSYYELIHGIGILWNVPSLLVAVASSFLLILSLGRHTRQMQQNGSSSRDPSTEAHWRAIKIILSFPILFLLYFLALLLISSRPLLPETTTIEMTAKLIKMFYLFAHSFILILGQNKLKQIFLAMLRCQPGELTEFISS, via the coding sequence ATGTTGGACCTCACCAGCTGTGTGTTCTTTGTTCTCTTTGTTGCTGAGTTCATTCTGGGAATGCTGGGGAATGGTTTCATTGGCTGGGTCAATGGCAGGATCTGGTTGATGGGCCAAAGACTCTCTTTATCTGACTTTGTCATCACTCTCTTGATTTTATCCAGGATCATTCTGCTGTGCATCCTCTTCGCAGATTCAATTTTAGTGGTTTTACTTTCTACAGTGCCTGCTCATGATCTAGGCAAACAACTTTTTGAAATTATCTGGACATTTACCAATGACTTGAGCATTTGGCTGGTCACCTGCCTCAGTGTCCTCTACTGCCTGAAAATCGCCAGTTTCTCCCACCCTGCATTCCTCTGGCTCAAGTGGAGGGTGTCCCGGGTGGTGGTGTGGATGCTGCTGGGTGCACTGCTCCTGTCCTGTGCCAGCACCATGTCTCTGGCCTATGAATTTAAGATCTACTCTGTTCTCAGTGACATTGATGGTACAAGGAATATGACTGATCACAGTAGATGGAAAAGCTATTATGAACTGATCCATGGTATTGGGATTCTGTGGAATGTCCCTTCCCTGCTAGTGGCTGTGGCCTCTTCCTTTCTACTTATCCTCTCCCTGGGAAGGCACACAAGGCAGATGCAGCAAAATGGTAGCAGCTCCagagaccccagcactgaagcCCACTGGAGGGCCATCAAAATCATCCTCTCCTTCCCCATCCTCTTCCTACTTTACTTTCTTGCCCTTTTGTTGATATCATCTAGACCTCTCCTACCTGAGACTACAACCATTGAGATGACTGCCAaactaattaaaatgttttatctttTTGCCCACTCATTCATTCTCATCTTGGGACAAAACAAGCTGAAGCAGATATTTTTGGCAATGCTCAGATGTCAGCCTGGAGAGCTCACAGAATTTATTTCTTCCTAG